From the genome of Brassica oleracea var. oleracea cultivar TO1000 chromosome C4, BOL, whole genome shotgun sequence:
TATAGAGGAGTTCATAAGATGCAAATAAACTTACCAGAGATAGGAGAGGTTGAGTCCTGGAGTTGTTATTGCTTTCAAAGTGATGAGGTTGTTGCAAAAAGGAGATTCTACGTATACTCCTCTTCTCACCATCAGAGCCTCTCTTTTTAGTTTCAGATTATCCATTGATGATTCCTCTGACTTACTCTTTGCGCTTTCTATTGTTAGCCACCATCTCTAGCTTAGCTCTCTCCTTCCCCCTTCATTCTATCGTTGCTATCATTGCATCACATTATGGAGATGCTTTGTCCTGAAGTAGACATCCCAAAACTTTCACATATATATTTTAATCAATACATTTATCTTTGCATTTCCACGTAAATATACTGGAGTGCCCGACCAACAAGAACAAAATTTGTTTAAAGCCCAAAGCCAATATAAGAAAATATACAATTATACATATAATGCAAATTTGTAATTAAAATTTTGAATGCAATGATAGGAATCAACCTCTTATGTGGCTTATGCCATGGACCGGGCCTATATACAACTCCCCATGTTTCAAACCGTACCATTTGCCCCGGTCTATCTACACTACACCTTGCTTCTAATGTGTTAGTTAATGGAAAATGATTTGGAATGAGTGTAAGTATTTATCGTCTTCGTCCATTATGTATGTCCACATGTTTTTGATTCCCATCAGATGTTTGAACGCCTTGCCGTTCGTTAAATGGATCCGAGACACGAGCGTCTTATCAGAATAAAGACACGGTACGAGCGTCGGCATCCCTTAAGAGAAAAGTGTCGGTATCAAGAGGTTTGGGAGGAAGTCGGGTTTCTCCACAATAAATATTACTGGGCCACACCTCTCTCAACTCCAGATAGTGTAGGCCCATTTATTTTATATATTTTGTACAGTGTGAAACTACATCGTTTAGTAATAACCCTCAAAAACAACAATAACTACGAGAATTCAAAAGGTTTCAACTAACTGAAACACGGCTATGGTAGCAAGCGTGACCAATGCGGTGAACAACGACGGTGAGCTCACGGCAACCGCCGCGTTGGCCGACTTGCTGTTAGCTAAACCTTTGGACGAGTTCGAATGAGAACTTTCCGGTGACTCGTCCGTAGGAGGTTCTGACGGTGAAGCAGCTGTGGGTGAAACTCCTTCCGCCGGAGATAGCGCCGGCGCCGGAGAATGAGATTTTCTGAATAGCTCAGTAGGGAGGAGGACATTATCCACCGTGAAAATAACGACCGGGGTAGCGTCCAGCACCGTGTGGACGAGTCTCGACGAAGCAACGCCGGTGTGAAGAACAACTTCGTCCCCGGAGGTGGAGGTCGTAAGATCAAAATTTCCAGCTCCGGTGGTGGCTAACGTGGAGATTTTGTTTTTGTTACTCTTCAGTGAGCCTTTGGGTTTGTAGTGAGCGAGGGCGTGATACTCTAGTAGCGAGACCATATTAGCTTTTGTGAGCTTTGTCGGATCAGGGACGTCTTTAGCTTTGAAAGCTTCATCGGACGGTGCAAAAACCGTTAAACCTTTTTTAATAACCGATTCGTACTTCTTGAGCACTCCGCTCTTGGCAAGCATTTTAGCGAAGGTTTTGCAACCGGCGTTCTCTAGCAATCCGGTGATGTAGGCGGGGGAAGGAGCAGGGGCGGCTAAGATTCCCGGAGCGATGATCGGAGCATCGATCTCGACGACGGAGATGTTGTAAGGGATTTGCTTAACGGATTTGGTGAAGTAAGAGTCGAGCTTTGAACCCGAAACGGCTGAGCCAAAAGCGACCTGGCCTCCGTAAAGATCGGTTATGTTGACGTATCCTAGGTACTCGGGAGCGTTTCCGGCTGTGTTGTTGTAGAGTGTGACGGAGAGAGTCGTGCCTTCTGAGATTTGGTGGAGGCTCTCGGGGTCGTAGTAGTCGAGGAGAGTGAGGAGGCTTAGAACTTTTTTAACGACCGAGAGTTGACGTTTTCCGGCGAAGGAAGCCATTGCGTCGTTGTTGAGGGCGAGGAGGGTGATCGTCGGGTAGCTGTTGATTTCTTCCGCGAGCTTCGTCTGAGAGAGGTAGCTGTTGAAGGAGGAGTAGTCCGGGTAGTTAGCGAGGATTTTAGTAATGTTGGAGCCGCGTACGGTGGAAGCGATGGCGAGGAGGGAGAAAATGAAGGCGAGGAGTGGTGCCGCCATTGCGAGACGGTTGAGAAGGATGAAGTAATCAAAAATGAGAATAATAATGAGGTGAAATCAAGGGTTAAGTAGTTAATCGTGGTTATGTATTATTTTGACTAGTATTAATGATTTCTCTATCAATGGGCTGGACTGGGGACATGTGTTTTGCCGTACAATAACTGTAAGAAAAAGTAGTCATTCCATTTATTGTCTTTTTGATTAGACTACCAAAATGGGCTTTGGGATAACATTTTTTTTAGATAACCAAATTTTGTAGAATAACATTTTTATTTTAGCTTTTGTCGCAAAAATAGTTTTCAATAAAAAAATGACCAAAATAAGTTGCAAAAATAGTTTTCAATAAAAGAATGACCAAAATAAGTTTTATTAAAGGGTAATAACGTATTTTTACCCAAGGTTAACTAATTTAGGTTTAAAGTTTAGAGTTAATGGGTGAAATTTTGGGGATAGAATTTCAAATTTTAAAAAATAAAAAATAAATATTAAAATTTTCAAAATAAAAAATATACTATTTTGATCATTTTTTTCTTTTTTAAAAACTATTTTTGCGACACAAATTTAAAAATGACTATTCAAGAGAATTACCCTTCTTTATACGTAGCTGATACTATTTCTTTCGGAATAACGTTAGCCTTTTCTTTTTGTTGCAATGAAAAAATAGATTTAAACTTTTAATTGATGGATTGTGTTGAGTTTTGTTTTTGCGTTAACAGAAGTTTTCAATCAATCTCCAGGACGACTGAAGAGATAAGAGAAGTAGTGATGGGGATGCCGAGAAATAAATTTCCAGGACCTGATGGTTTCACTGTTGAATTTTTCAAAGCTTCCTGAACTATCATTGGTGGGGATCTCACTACTGCAGCGAAATCATTTTTCAGTAAGGGTTTCTTGCCAAAAGGCTTAAATACTACTATTCTGGCTCTGGTGGCAAAGAAGGGTAATGCAACAGAGATGAGAGACTATAGGCCAATCTCTTGCTGCAATGTCCTCTACAAAGTGATTTCAAAAGTCATTGCTAACAGATTGAAAGGTACCCTTCCTGCCTGGCTGTATCTCTTACAATCAATCATCATTTGTCAAAGATAGATTGCTTGTTGAGAACCTCTTATTAGCCACTGAAATAGTAAAAGACTATCACAAAGAGGATGTCTCAGCCAGATGTGCTATGAAGATTGATATTGCCAAAGCTTTTGATTCTGTGCACTGGTCGTTTCTACTGAATACACTGAGGGCTCTCAACATGCCAGAGGAATTTGTGCATTGGATAAAACTCTGTGTCTGCACTCCTTCTTTCTCAGTCCAGGTTAATGGAGAATTAGCAGGGTTTTCTAGAGTAAACGAGGGTTACAGCAGGGTTGTGCTCTATCCCCTTACCTGTTTGTTATATGTATGAATGTGCTTTCTCAACTTTTGGATAAAGCTACAGCGAGAAGGGTCATAGGGTATCATCCTAAATGTCAAAATATCTTGCTTACACATTTATGTTTCGCTGATGATCTTTTGGTATTCACTGATGGAACTAGAAGATCAGTAGAGAATGTGCTTAAGATATTTGAAGACTTTGCTGCTATCTCGGGTTTAAGGATCAGCTTGGAGAAGTCTACATTATATACAACATGACTCTCTGAAACCCAAGAAGCTGATATCCTCAATTGCTTTCCTTTTGCTTCTGGAAAGCTGCCTGTTCATTACTTGGGGCTACCTTTACTTTCTCGAAGGATGACAGTTAGTGACTATATGCCGCTGGTGGAAAAAATAAGGAAGAGGATGAGCTCTTGGACTGGAAGGTTATTATCATATGGGGTCGTTTGCAGCTGATTAACTCTGTTATCACCAGTATGGCTAACTTCTGGATGTCTGCATTTCGGCTACCTGGCAGTTGTTTAAAAGAAGTTGAGAGACTATGTTCTGCATTTCTATGGTCGGGGCCAGAGTTAAAAACAAGTAAAGCAAAGGTCCGTTGGTGTGATGTATGTTTGCCAAAGAAAGAAGGTGGCTTGGGGCTCAGACCACTTAAGGAGATCAACACTGTTCTTTGTTTGAAATTGCTTTGGCGACTGTTATCCAATCGATCCTCACTATGGGTTAAGTGGATCCAATGCTATTTAATACGGAAAGGATCCTTCTGGTCAATGAAGAATAGTGTCAATGCAGGATCATGGATGTTGAGGAAAATCCTGAAACTTAGGGATCTTGCAAAGCATTATCTTCGGATGGAAGTTCACAATGGAAAAGATACTTCTTTCTGGTATGATTCTTGGTCTCCTCTTGGATGTCTTAAAGATTTGTTGGGTGAAAGGGGTACTATTGGTCTGGGTATAACTGAAAATGCTTGTGTCGGAGAGGTGCTTTTAACTCATCGTACAAGAAGGCATAGATTGGATGTTCTTAATGAAGTTGAGCGTGAACTTGGAGCGTTGAGAAGCAGAAGCAACTATGATGATGATGATATGGCCCTATGGAGACGAGATGGAAATCGATTTGCAAACACTTTTTCTACAAAGAAAACGTGGTTATGTATGAGACAGGTGCAACCGAGTTGTAACTTGAATAAGGGAGTGTGGTTTCCACAGTCAACTCCTAAATTCTCCTTCATACTGTGGGTTGCAATTAGGAACAGACTGCAAACCTGTGATAGAATGCAGCAGTGGAACACTTCATTGGATACCACTTGTGTACTATGCCAAGATGAGCAGGAAGCCTGTCATCATCTCTGTTTCAAATGTCGTTACTCGAGTAAGGTGTGGAAGAAACTAATTGGAGGGATTCTGAAGGAGAGTTTCACAGTCGAATGGAGTGAGATTCTAGATATTGTCTCCCAGTCAAGATCTAGCTTCTCTGCCACTGAATTATTCATTATTCGGTGTACTTTCCAAGCTCTAGTGCATAGTGTATGGAGGGAGAGAAATGCTCGTAGGCATGGTGAGCAACCAAGGGAAGTGAGAGTGTTGATCAAATGTGTAGACAAGCTCATTCGACTGAAGCTATTTGCAGTGAAAGGAAAGGGTAAAAAGTACCTTGAGGAAGGCTTATGTGCTTGGTTTGGTTTGGCTCCAAGATTATAAGTTGAAGTGTTGATAGGATTTTTTTGAGTTTTTTTTTTAATTCCTTTAATCTTTTTATGAGTTAAAAACAGATGCACTAGATGTAACAAAAGTTTTTGTTTGAATAAATTTTACATTCATTCAAAAAAAAAAGAAAAAAAAAGAAGTTTTTAATCTGCAAATATGTTTTAAAATATCAAAATAGTTTGTGGACTAGTAGCTTGACATTTATGATTCAAACCTGACTTTTTGTATTGTAGAATAAAGATGTCTAGGAAAAATATACACATGCTATAGACATTTAAATAGAAATTCGGTGAGGGCCAGTATTGAATCACTGCTTCCTATTATACGATTTTTTTCGAGCTGTCATTACAATCTACATGCTGACAATATAAAATATATATGTTTCAAGGTAATCGGATGTTACTCTATTTAAATGTGTCCCTTCTTTGGTTCTATTTCGGTGGACTTGAGATATGCTAGTTTTTTCTCCCAACTTCAGATTGACGCTGCTTGTAGAATGGGTTTGATTACATGTCTTGTTGTCATAGGCTGTGGACTCATCCTGTTTTTGCTGTGTTTTGACTTTCACTTAGCCTCAAGAGAGCAATTAGAGGAAACATGATGTTATAATTCCAAGCGCCAAATGTTGACAAATTAAAAAGAAGATTAGAGCACAAGTCAATAGAGGCCTGGTAATGGGCTTTCTATCATAATATGGGCTCATGCAGAGAAAGTGGAGATGTAGTGGAGCAGCTGGACAGAGAGTTATCAGTCCGTGTGGCATTGTTTAAAGAGGAAAGCACAACTCTTTTGGTCCGAAAAGTATTCAAATAAGGCTGAAAATCGCTGACGCATTTGTCAGAAACCTGACAAGTGCCTTTAACTCTCTTCACACTCACCTCTTCGTCTTTCCTCTGTTTTCTACCACTCTCTCTCTTCCCTATGCATTTAAACGGTGAAGAACAGAGCAAAGAGACTTTAGTCTCTTGTTAAAGTTTTTTTTTCTTTGTGGGAGGTGGGTTTTGTTTCTTAAGGTCTCTAGTTTCAAAAGCTGTCTCCTTTTCTCGAATGGAAGAAGAGAGACACAGTTTACAAAGTAACAAGATGCAGACCCCTAAAACAGAGGAGGGGGGTGAGTGGAGGAGGAAGAAGTGGCCGTGTATGAAAGCTGCTCAGTTACAAGAGTTTAGAATGCAAGCTTTGGTTTATAGATACATAGAAGCTGGTGTTCGCGTGCCGAATCATCTTGTGGTGCCTATTTGGAATAGTCTTGCTCTCTCTTCTTCTTCCTCCTCCTCCAGTTACCTTATCCACCACAACTATCCCTCCTCTTCCAGTAAGTATTTTGAAATTCGAGTGTTTGGTTAAATTCCTCAAACATGTTACTAGGTTCTTGAGGTTTGAGTTGCAGGAGTTACAAGATTCATATACACAATAGTCTTTAGTTTATCTTCTGCTTTTAATGGTTGATTCTGTTTGAGTTGCAAGAGTTAGAAAATTCACACATACACACAACAGTCTTAGTTACCTCTGAATCTATTAGAATTTATATTCTGTTTATATTAGTTGATCAATTCTTGTCTGAATTTGACAGTGGATTAGTTTACCTGAAATGGTTATTGGTGTTTCAGATGCAGTGTTGAATGATAAGGTGGATCCTGAACCCACAAGGTGCAGGAGAACAGATGGGAAGAAATGGCGGTGTAGCAACAAGGTCCTTCTGTTTCAGAAGTACTGTGAACGGCACATGCATAGAGGCCGTAAACGTTCAAGAAAGCTTGTGGAATCTTCTTCTTATGATGTTGCTTTGTCCTCTGCTTCAACCAAACGAGACAACACTGATGGTCTGAACAGTAGCACTGAGAGTCATAGTGTTTCTCATGGGGCAGTGTCAGTTTCTAGTAATGCTCAGGTTGTCACCATTGCTTCACTGCCTAGTGCAAGAGTCTGTGATAACACCCCTCGTCCATCTCTAGTGGTCACCGAGTCCACAAACAGAAGTGTGAGAAGGAGGATCACGGACATGAGTTATGATGACTTCATCAAACAAAGAGGTGCGACTACGTGTGTTAGAGGGTTTCCCGTTCAAGGTATCAGACTCATTACAAAATTGTAGAGTTCATTACTTCACTGTTGTGTGTGAATTGACCAGATTTTGATTGTTTCATTACCAGGTTCTGAGAGGTTACCTTCTGTTCAAAAGTTCTTTCCTGAGGCATCTGATAACTCCTCAGAAGCTGCAAAATTCTCAAGCAACAGGAAGAATGAGATCATTGCAAGAAGCAGAGAATGGAAGAACATGAATGTTAATTGTGGTGGCTTGTTTCCTGGCATCCACTTTTCTCCAGACACTGTTCTTCAAGGTAATACCTTTATTTTCAAGCTTGCTTACCGATGATGCTAATGAATGTGCTTCTTTTCTGTAGATCGTGGTGGGTTTGGTTTACACAGAGTTGAAACAGACAACGAACCAGGAAGGTGCAGAAGAACAGATGGGAAGAAGTGGAGATGCAGCAAAGATGTGTTGTCTGGTCAGAAGTATTGCGATAGGCACATGCATAGAGGTAGTATTAAGAAGAAGCATCCAGTGGAAACTACTCCCACACATGAGAATGCTGGTATTATCCGGGTAGCAGTGAGACCAGATGATAGATCTGTGTCTCTCCAAGATGGAGATGGCCAGAAGCTCCCTGTTTCAGTCCTGGCAAGAGAGCAGCTGTCCCGAGTTTCAGATGAAAAGAGCACTAATAGTTGCAGTACCGACACCACAATCACTGACATAGCTTTGAAGGGTGAAGAAGACAGTGAGGAGGTCTTGTCATTGTGTTCTTCAGGTGTTTAAAAACCATAGAAAAGTTGTTCGAGGTTCTAATGTTTTTTAGTTTCTATCTATGGATCCTACTTATTAATCTGTGTTACAAAGTTAGAACAAGTCTGATCACAGGAGAATATTTAAGACACAAATTTCATTTAATAGATTATATTGTGCTGAACTGAGACAAACATACATCAAGAAAATGTGCGTTCTCTGAACTTCTAAGACTTTCTTCCCACAACGTTAGATTACATATAATAAGCACACTTCAAATGAGGCACACACCTTTAGGATCTGCGTTCTTGACGATCCACGGGTGTTGCATGATCTTCGTAAGAGAGAGTCTTTTGGAAGGATCCTTAACAAGAAGCTGCAGAGAATTACAAAGCAATATATGTTAAATGCTCTATAACTCGTCCAACAAGTGAGTCCTTATAAGTAATGCTTTAGCTTAAAGGTTTACCTGACTGATTAGATTCTTAGCTTCTGCTGAGACATTTGGATTATCAGGAAAACTCAGATCGACCTTAACAATTCTGCATACAACTTCATCAGAAGCTGAGGCTTAACTGTCACAAGAACATAAAAGTTTAGTCTTGGCTTTACCTCTTGAACGTATCTTTCTGACTCTCGGCTTCAAAGGGAGGGTTACCATAGAGAAACTCGTAACACAGTATCCCTAAAGTCCAGTTATCAACAGCATGATCGTGATCTTTGTTCTCAACCATCTCAGGTGCTAAGTAATCTAAAGTCCCACACATTGTCTTCCTCTTGTTACTCGACTGCACTGACCACCCAAAATCAGCAATCTTCAACCTTCCCTGCAAATGCACATCACAACACCAATGAGTAAGCTCCACACTCTACAATGCAAACACTCTAGCCATTGTTACATACCTCATGATCAAGCAAAAGGTTTTCAGGTTTGATATCTCTGTGAATCACACACTTTCCATGACAATAAGCCAGTGCTTGACTAAGACTTGAAATGTACTGAATAAATAATAATAATAAAATCGTCAATAAAAGGCCCGTGGGCTTCAGGCCCATTTTAAAATAACTGAGGGGGAGACGAAACTCACAGTGGCGGCTTGTTGTTCGGTGAGATGACCGTTCTCTTTGAGGAGACCGTAGAGCTCACCGCCGTGAGCGTACTCGAGGATCAAGAAGATCCGCTCGTCGTCGTCGAACCAGCCGAAGAGGCGGAGGATGTTCGGGTGCCTTAGGCTCGTTTGGATCTCCATCTCTCTCCTTAGCTGGTGGTGGAGTTTGTATTTCTCGATCTGTTCCTTGAATATCACTTTCAACGCCACCACGAAGTGGCTCTAAATCACACACAGTTTGAGAAAATTCAAAAAATTAGGTTTCCGTAACAATACAAGATGGATTCAAACGTTAATCGATTTAGATTGAAGGTGGAAGGAGGTTAGTGTACCTTGACTTCGCGAGCGAGATAGACTCTGCCGAATTTGCCTTTACCTAACGGTCTCCCGATCTCGAAATCCGCGAGGGAGAATGGCTTCTCTGGATCGCGAACGTAAGGATCTTCTTCCGGTTTCTTACTCATTTCTCCGATCGACGTGACTCGACGACGAGGAGAGAGAGAGAGAGGGGAAGAGAGCGTGATTGGAAGGGGAAGATGGAGTGATAAAGAGAAAGACGAGGGAGAAACAAAATTGAATTTTGAATTAAGAATATGAAGAAAGATACCGATTCCATACGCAGCGTTTAAGGGTTTAAACAATTTCGATCTAAATGACGGTTTTACCCTCTGTATTTTGCAACTATTTTTTTTTGTTTACTAACTTATGAAAATTATTATATAAATGATTATAAAAAATTCTAACTATTTTATAAAAATTCACTTCTAACATTTCGGACTGAAAAAATAATATAAGTTTTTTTCTTTAATCTTCATAATTGATAACTTAAATAGAACTCACCGTCTCCAATGGTTTACCTTATTTTTCATTTTAAATAGATTAATTCTATAATATAGTTGTGATATACTCGAATGATATTCTATTTTCAAGTAAAAAAATATAGTGATGAACAAAAAAACAACTTACTTACTCTAATATATAGAGTAAATCCATTTTTTACTCTATTATATAAATAAAAGATAGAATACCATTAAAATATTTTTACTCTAAACTAAACTCTATTTTAAAATGAAAAATAGGGTGGAGTTGAAGATGCCCTTAATCACAACTAAAATATCTTCCACAACTTAATCAAAATTAACAACTAATCATATCAACATTAAGGTGATGATTGTTTCACTAGTTTTTAGTTTTAGTTTTTGGTTTTTAGATTTTAGCTTTTGGTTTTTAGATTTTGGTTTTTGGTTTTCAGCTTTTGGTTTTTGGTTTTTGGGTTTTAGATTTAGATTTTGGTTTTTGGATTTGCTGTATTTTTTTAAAATTTTCAAAAATTAACTAATACATTACTTAAAAATAAATTATTTTTAATTTTTAAAACTTGAATAGAAATAGTTTTTCTTATATAAATATTATAAATGATACAAAAATAAAAATACATAAAATTTTGAAACTAATTATAAATTTTCTTATATAAATTATTTATATTTTCTTAAAGTTGAATGACAATTTTTATAATTAAGGATTATACAATATATTTTATTAATAAAACATATTATATTTTATATTTTTTTTGTTATTTTTAATGTAACTAATAATTATTAAAATTATTCAATTGTTTTATTTATAGAAACTAATAACTAAGTTTTAAAATTAAATAATATTATTTATAAAATATATAAATTTATTTACAGATATGAAACACAAATTAAAATATTTCACATTATTGTTTAAATGATATCTAATGTACAAAATATTTTATGATAATTTTAATTTTTATGAAAATATTATTTATTAATTATTAATTAATTATAATGTAGTAGTTTCTACAAAAAAAAATCAAAATTCATTTTTTTTTTCATAAAAGCTAACAAAAGTTGATTTTTTTGTTTTTCTTCATAAATTGGTTAAACTTTTCAAAAACTAGTTTTCCTAAATTTTAGTGAATCTGTTTATTAAAAATCTTGATTGGCAACTCAAATGATTTTTATAAAAACAAAAACAAAAACCAAAAACTTGATTGAATGAAAAATGGTTTCTATAAAAGCAAAATCCAAAAACTAAAGCAAAAACCACAAACAATCAACAACTTATAAGTAGCATGTATCTTGATTTTTATTATCAACCTTTCTTTAAGGTGTAAATATTTTGATTCTTTTAAAACTATACACCATATTACAATCGTCTCAAATTTACAAGAGACTTTTCACAGGAAGAGATTCAATTAGAACCAAACTCAGAGTTCCAACGTTCAAGCTCTTCCCATTTGCTTTTACTCAAGCTTGGTCTGATCACCCCCATTGATTTCCTAAAATCATCATATCTTAGTGGTCTCACCTGTAAAACATTACACATCCATTCACCAAACAACATTCCTTTGAGAGAGAAGCTTTAAAAGAGGTTTGGATTATGGTTTTGATACTTTGTTTGCTTGGATGGTGAGAATATCAGCACCGAGTTCCCTGATTGGCATCATTGCAGCTTCTTCGCATAATGCTTGTAGATCACTTCCTGAGTATCCTGTTACACAAGGAACCTTATATGCTTATTAGTTTTACTAGACCCACACAATCTTTAAAACCCATTTGTGTTTCTTCTACAAAACTTGCCTTCGGTTTCTCTGACGATTTTATCAATGTCCCCACCTGATAAAGAGTGAGGCTGGCACTTCAGTTTAGTTTTGAAAAGTAGTTTTCTCACGTTTGAATCCGGCAGTGGTACATATATTCTCTTCACCTAACAAAGTGATAAATCCAAAAAAGCATATATAATAATCAGTTTCTTTCATAAGAATTGGTGTACATGAAAATCCTGATGGAGATAATAATGTTGTTACCAATCTTCTAAGCACTGCATCATCCAACTCCTGTGGCTTGTTAGTAGCTCCTGCAACCACATTACATTATTTAAACCGATACTCGCAGTTCAAGCACATATATATCAGACCTTATGGCTGAACAGAGTGAAGATTAGGTTTAATGAAGACTTGAATTAGCTGGAAGCATACCGATGACAATCACCAAATCATCAGGATTAGAAGTCACACCATCGAACTGGATAAGGAACTCTGATTTCAACCTTCTGCTTGCTTCATTCTCACTGATCGACCTTGTAGACATTATACTATCTATCTGAAAAGCCAGTGCAAAACACACACATTCAGATCTCCAAGTGACAACACTATTATCATGAAATGGACCCAGATTCAAATAAAACAAGCACGGTCAAATACAACTGGTATGGTATTGTCTCTCCCTAGTTAACATATAAGACAGGAAAGGGAAAAAAATACTTACTTCATCCATAAATATTACAGACGGTTGTCGGGAGATTGCAACTTGGAACAACGTTTTAACTAGCTTTTCAGCCTCACCCACCTAAATAAGTAGAGTAAAGGAATAAATTCAATAAGTCGTTTGATACGAGAGTGAAAAAAAAGAAGCAGACAAAGCACAAACCCATTTTGATGTCAACGAGGATGCTGAGACGTTAAAGAACGTTGCCTGTGACTCGGAAGCCACTGCCTTGGCAAGCATTGTTTTTCCATTGCCAGGCGGACCAAAGAGAAGCAAACCTTTTTAAAAAAAAAAGAAACTTCAGCAAGCACATAATAGGAGAAGATCAAGAAGAAACCAACATTGTTTTACCTCGAGCTGGTCTTCGGAGACCAGTGAATAAATCTCTTCGTTTTGCCGGTAAAATAACCATCTCCATCAAAGCTTGTTTAGCTCCATCAAGTCCAGCTGCATTGTTTTTCATCATAAGCGTTGTTTTTCCACATATATTGCTTAGAAGAAAATACATAACAATGCTGCTACTCACCGACGTCATCCCACTTAACAGATGGACTTCTATCCACTATCGTTGTGTTTATCATCTCTACCAACTTATCATCGTATCCACCTCCAGCTTCTTTCACAGGTTTTGGGTTTGTAGTAGTAGCGTCTTTAGGGCTCCTTACCATCCCAGTACCACCTCTGGGAAGTGAAGTCCTTGGTAATGAAACTCTTCTATTTGAAGAGGGAACTGAAGCTAAAGAAGGAGATGGTACAGCTCTCTGCATAATCAAGGATTAATTACAAATACATAAACATCACATTCTCCTTCCAACAAAAAATAACAAAAAAAGAAGCAAGATAATACCTTATTTTCAGACATTCCAACACCTTATGTAAGAACGCCATTGATGTAAGAAACAAGCAAAAACAACACAAACATCAATATGTATTCACTTCTGCTTTCTTCACAACATAAAAATTTTCAAAAATTCATTAATCCAATATGCAAAAACTCAGAATCGAACACATCACCTGTACGTTTACCAAGAGCTTGCAATCTTCCAGAAACCTGACTTTGCCATTTAGAAATCTTCTCTCTATACAATCTCACCTTCTCTTTCTCACTAGCAAAACACAATCACTAAAACCAATCAAAACTTATCAAAAACAAGAACTCTAAATCTGAGAGATCAATCAATTGCAATACCTGAAACTCATATACGAAGGAGAAGGCGTGGAGGTAGCTTCGTTCATGATCCTCTGAGCGT
Proteins encoded in this window:
- the LOC106337771 gene encoding serine/threonine-protein kinase Aurora-3-like isoform X2 — encoded protein: MSKKPEEDPYVRDPEKPFSLADFEIGRPLGKGKFGRVYLAREVKSHFVVALKVIFKEQIEKYKLHHQLRREMEIQTSLRHPNILRLFGWFDDDERIFLILEYAHGGELYGLLKENGHLTEQQAATYISSLSQALAYCHGKCVIHRDIKPENLLLDHEGRLKIADFGWSVQSSNKRKTMCGTLDYLAPEMVENKDHDHAVDNWTLGILCYEFLYGNPPFEAESQKDTFKRS
- the LOC106339819 gene encoding fasciclin-like arabinogalactan protein 8; translation: MAAPLLAFIFSLLAIASTVRGSNITKILANYPDYSSFNSYLSQTKLAEEINSYPTITLLALNNDAMASFAGKRQLSVVKKVLSLLTLLDYYDPESLHQISEGTTLSVTLYNNTAGNAPEYLGYVNITDLYGGQVAFGSAVSGSKLDSYFTKSVKQIPYNISVVEIDAPIIAPGILAAPAPSPAYITGLLENAGCKTFAKMLAKSGVLKKYESVIKKGLTVFAPSDEAFKAKDVPDPTKLTKANMVSLLEYHALAHYKPKGSLKSNKNKISTLATTGAGNFDLTTSTSGDEVVLHTGVASSRLVHTVLDATPVVIFTVDNVLLPTELFRKSHSPAPALSPAEGVSPTAASPSEPPTDESPESSHSNSSKGLANSKSANAAVAVSSPSLFTALVTLATIAVFQLVETF
- the LOC106337771 gene encoding serine/threonine-protein kinase Aurora-3-like isoform X1 gives rise to the protein MSKKPEEDPYVRDPEKPFSLADFEIGRPLGKGKFGRVYLAREVKSHFVVALKVIFKEQIEKYKLHHQLRREMEIQTSLRHPNILRLFGWFDDDERIFLILEYAHGGELYGLLKENGHLTEQQAATYISSLSQALAYCHGKCVIHRDIKPENLLLDHEGRLKIADFGWSVQSSNKRKTMCGTLDYLAPEMVENKDHDHAVDNWTLGILCYEFLYGNPPFEAESQKDTFKRIVKVDLSFPDNPNVSAEAKNLISQLLVKDPSKRLSLTKIMQHPWIVKNADPKGVCLI
- the LOC106339239 gene encoding uncharacterized protein LOC106339239, which encodes MKNSVNAGSWMLRKILKLRDLAKHYLRMEVHNGKDTSFWYDSWSPLGCLKDLLGERGTIGLGITENACVGEVLLTHRTRRHRLDVLNEVERELGALRSRSNYDDDDMALWRRDGNRFANTFSTKKTWLCMRQVQPSCNLNKGVWFPQSTPKFSFILWVAIRNRLQTCDRMQQWNTSLDTTCVLCQDEQEACHHLCFKCRYSSKVWKKLIGGILKESFTVEWSEILDIVSQSRSSFSATELFIIRCTFQALVHSVWRERNARRHGEQPREVRVLIKCVDKLIRLKLFAVKGKGKKYLEEGLCAWFGLAPRL
- the LOC106337770 gene encoding growth-regulating factor 9, producing MEEERHSLQSNKMQTPKTEEGGEWRRKKWPCMKAAQLQEFRMQALVYRYIEAGVRVPNHLVVPIWNSLALSSSSSSSSYLIHHNYPSSSNAVLNDKVDPEPTRCRRTDGKKWRCSNKVLLFQKYCERHMHRGRKRSRKLVESSSYDVALSSASTKRDNTDGLNSSTESHSVSHGAVSVSSNAQVVTIASLPSARVCDNTPRPSLVVTESTNRSVRRRITDMSYDDFIKQRGATTCVRGFPVQGSERLPSVQKFFPEASDNSSEAAKFSSNRKNEIIARSREWKNMNVNCGGLFPGIHFSPDTVLQDRGGFGLHRVETDNEPGRCRRTDGKKWRCSKDVLSGQKYCDRHMHRGSIKKKHPVETTPTHENAGIIRVAVRPDDRSVSLQDGDGQKLPVSVLAREQLSRVSDEKSTNSCSTDTTITDIALKGEEDSEEVLSLCSSGV